One genomic region from Shewanella aestuarii encodes:
- a CDS encoding DUF6268 family outer membrane beta-barrel protein, protein MVPTASKKIPFAHSKNVSYTSIAIVASIISLAALSSTANAASRSPFELNVARTSTESVTVGDNGNELQRDVWSAKLSAAMPLNKQWMIGANIGYDNLDYGWRIKQDSAIRNANVPWSSINQYSAGLSLIYRPGNQWTFMFAPKIQYAYADIASSSNAQSYGAVASGMYRFESGNMLGVGVAYLNDISEVRTVPYLAVRWQISDKWVLANPFQAGFSGPAGLEVSYKLSDEWDFGVGSSRRTQRFLIENDDTTIEIEEWVGFFRAGWQISQSVSLNAYAGYFFGSEIELSEPKSTEDISNQAAGGLTFKINF, encoded by the coding sequence ATGGTACCCACAGCCAGTAAAAAAATACCCTTTGCGCACTCAAAAAATGTCTCGTATACATCCATAGCCATTGTTGCATCGATTATTAGTTTAGCTGCACTGAGTTCCACCGCTAATGCTGCAAGCCGCTCCCCATTTGAGTTAAATGTTGCCCGAACCTCAACTGAGTCTGTGACGGTTGGTGACAATGGCAACGAACTACAACGTGATGTGTGGTCAGCGAAGTTGTCAGCAGCTATGCCCCTTAATAAACAGTGGATGATTGGTGCCAATATCGGTTATGACAATTTAGATTATGGATGGCGAATAAAACAAGACAGTGCCATCCGTAACGCAAATGTTCCTTGGTCGTCTATCAATCAATACAGTGCAGGTCTATCACTAATCTATCGTCCAGGTAATCAGTGGACGTTTATGTTTGCCCCCAAAATTCAGTATGCCTATGCTGATATCGCTTCTTCATCAAACGCGCAAAGCTATGGCGCGGTTGCATCAGGCATGTACCGATTTGAATCAGGTAATATGTTAGGCGTGGGTGTTGCTTACTTAAATGATATTTCAGAAGTTCGTACTGTGCCTTACTTGGCGGTTCGCTGGCAAATAAGTGACAAGTGGGTACTTGCTAACCCATTCCAAGCCGGGTTTAGTGGCCCAGCAGGGTTAGAGGTGAGTTACAAGTTATCTGACGAATGGGATTTTGGGGTAGGGTCATCACGTCGTACACAGCGCTTTTTAATTGAAAATGATGACACCACCATTGAGATTGAAGAGTGGGTTGGCTTTTTTCGTGCCGGTTGGCAGATCAGTCAAAGCGTAAGTTTGAATGCATACGCAGGCTATTTCTTTGGCAGTGAAATTGAGCTTAGTGAACCTAAGTCAACTGAAGATATAAGCAATCAAGCAGCTGGTGGATTAACCTTTAAAATCAATTTTTAA
- a CDS encoding DUF4910 domain-containing protein produces the protein MSCEYTFLSQCFDHLFPLPRSITGPGIEASIHYLQQFMPLSIEKVPSGSQVFDWTVPPEWHLKRATLTGPTGELICDTDINNLHVVNYSIPVQGQYQLSELQAHLHSTHHFPTAIPYVTSYYNPTWGFCMADEVRQTLKSGTYTVNIDTEFKSDGGVPFAHCVLPGESHKEILLSSYLCHPSMANNELSGPLVLLLLYQRIEKWPKRRFSYRFLLNPETIGSLCFLSRYHQHLKQNLAAGLILTCLGGSNSTLRYKSSRINNSVFDELIPTLSQTDESWTHHAYTPLHGSDERQYCSPGFNLPMGQIARTVYGQYNGYHNSLDDKETMDVNQLIRSVDQIESMLKMAEVCGKPVNQSPYGEPQLGKRGLYPTINKPGNWQLSSDTTMDNRKFLNIVLTTLSMADGLNSSIEIAKQSNCTIHELADVITILEDKGLIKFNQEPLA, from the coding sequence ATGAGTTGCGAATACACATTTTTAAGTCAATGTTTTGATCACTTATTTCCTTTACCGCGCTCCATCACTGGGCCAGGTATTGAGGCATCAATACATTATTTACAGCAATTCATGCCCTTGTCGATTGAAAAAGTTCCCTCTGGAAGCCAAGTGTTTGATTGGACAGTGCCACCAGAATGGCATTTAAAGCGAGCCACTCTGACAGGGCCAACAGGCGAGCTAATCTGCGATACCGATATCAACAACTTGCATGTCGTCAACTATTCCATTCCCGTTCAAGGGCAATACCAATTATCCGAACTACAGGCCCACTTGCACAGTACACATCATTTTCCAACCGCTATTCCCTATGTCACCAGCTACTACAATCCCACTTGGGGTTTTTGCATGGCAGATGAAGTGCGGCAAACATTAAAATCAGGCACTTATACTGTCAATATTGATACTGAATTTAAAAGCGATGGTGGAGTTCCTTTTGCGCACTGTGTTTTGCCCGGCGAGAGTCACAAAGAAATATTATTAAGCAGTTATTTATGCCACCCATCAATGGCCAATAACGAATTAAGCGGCCCTTTGGTATTATTATTACTCTACCAACGCATTGAAAAATGGCCTAAAAGGCGTTTTAGCTATCGCTTTTTGCTAAACCCAGAAACCATAGGATCACTCTGCTTTTTATCGCGCTACCACCAACACCTTAAGCAAAATCTCGCTGCAGGATTAATCTTAACGTGCCTAGGCGGAAGCAATAGTACTTTGCGCTATAAATCAAGTCGGATAAATAACAGCGTATTTGATGAACTTATCCCAACGCTAAGCCAGACGGACGAAAGTTGGACTCATCATGCATATACTCCACTGCATGGTTCAGATGAAAGACAATATTGCTCACCGGGTTTTAACCTACCAATGGGACAAATTGCCCGAACCGTTTATGGACAATATAACGGTTACCATAATTCCTTAGATGACAAAGAAACCATGGACGTTAATCAACTGATTAGATCAGTTGATCAAATTGAATCTATGCTGAAAATGGCCGAAGTATGCGGAAAGCCAGTCAATCAATCGCCATACGGCGAACCTCAATTAGGAAAAAGAGGTTTATATCCAACGATTAACAAGCCAGGAAATTGGCAATTATCCAGCGATACGACAATGGATAACCGAAAATTCCTAAACATTGTGCTAACTACATTAAGCATGGCAGATGGCCTTAATTCAAGCATTGAAATTGCAAAACAAAGTAACTGCACTATTCATGAATTAGCCGATGTTATAACAATACTAGAAGACAAAGGGCTCATTAAATTTAATCAGGAGCCATTGGCATGA
- a CDS encoding helix-turn-helix domain-containing protein has translation MAESKTEKGSWLPESIEQAVIQSGLDLYHAWIVSKAISYYKANRDYHASNAYLAKKLGKSTRQIQRYIKDLERFGWLYVNQSKSVKGSSRKLLPTQNTLAILRGDIDVMPRGDIDVMGGVTPVSPNNKDHNKVINNTVLTTTSFENDADVFYKNHLRKLIAQDLGIETDDMVFEFYEVARQWAELVTNVDIPEQPNTSIIQLLLSNDTLAGFANSNQVIEFLDGRYQERNVFKRDKPVNLSWLMCAEMEDLARDGILSSEGFAEQWSNNAVKLLAETLV, from the coding sequence ATGGCTGAAAGTAAAACTGAAAAAGGTTCATGGCTTCCAGAATCAATCGAGCAGGCAGTAATCCAAAGTGGGTTAGATTTATATCATGCGTGGATTGTTAGCAAAGCAATTTCTTACTACAAAGCAAATCGCGATTATCACGCTTCCAATGCTTACCTAGCTAAGAAACTAGGGAAAAGCACCAGACAAATACAAAGATACATTAAAGACCTTGAGCGCTTTGGCTGGCTTTATGTGAACCAATCAAAGTCGGTTAAAGGTTCAAGTAGAAAGTTACTACCCACCCAAAACACGCTTGCAATCTTGAGGGGTGACATAGATGTCATGCCTAGGGGTGACATAGATGTCATGGGAGGGGTGACGCCAGTGTCACCCAATAATAAAGACCATAACAAAGTTATTAATAATACAGTTTTAACTACAACATCATTTGAAAATGATGCCGATGTTTTTTACAAGAATCATCTAAGGAAGTTAATAGCACAAGACTTAGGCATTGAAACTGATGATATGGTTTTCGAGTTTTATGAAGTTGCAAGGCAGTGGGCAGAGCTTGTTACGAATGTGGACATACCAGAACAGCCTAACACCTCAATAATTCAGCTATTGTTAAGCAATGATACATTGGCAGGCTTTGCTAACAGCAATCAGGTTATAGAGTTCCTTGATGGGCGCTACCAAGAAAGAAACGTATTCAAAAGAGACAAACCAGTAAACCTTAGCTGGCTAATGTGTGCAGAGATGGAGGACTTAGCAAGAGATGGGATTCTTAGTAGTGAAGGCTTTGCAGAGCAATGGAGTAACAACGCTGTAAAGCTTTTAGCAGAAACATTAGTTTGA
- a CDS encoding helix-turn-helix domain-containing protein: protein MQNQNLLNNSEAAAYLGVTEGTLTVWRSCGRYNLPFVKVGRLVRYRLTDLNAFLDSRTQTKTA, encoded by the coding sequence ATGCAAAATCAAAATCTACTAAACAATTCAGAAGCAGCAGCTTATTTAGGCGTAACAGAGGGAACTCTAACAGTCTGGAGGAGCTGCGGCAGATACAACCTCCCCTTTGTAAAAGTTGGTCGCTTAGTCCGCTACAGGCTAACCGATTTAAACGCATTCCTAGATAGCAGAACGCAAACCAAAACCGCCTAG
- a CDS encoding tyrosine-type recombinase/integrase: MTKKERFKFTKTLIKQLRERRENTYYGDTEVPPLHLKTNTNGNGYFYLIKRVQGKKVFVSYGSSDEMTVEQARKAALDDIELMRQGINPNEEKAAIRERRLNSFTYADLFAAYKADFQVRIKAGERRPKSLEDAQSLFKLHTKPFFKNKDVRDLTNDDARKIISDLKTAKSPAISNKCLTQIKSIFNYAKKEGLISDNHFAVAKKFAEQPRERVLTQEEEIRLLAALDEEPQVFKDIVLIALLTGQRKSCVLSLRWEEIDPQQRIWTIPASKAKSKKGLVVPLIPAAMEILNRRSQEAEQGEVFVFPNKRSKLGHVVEKTGQGSFWRRVTKRAGLYSDDKAQRLTFHDLRRSTATRMARAGIELAIIQKALGHSSIAITQRTYAHHDLSQVRAGLEHISNEPQTAVELLKEQLRALTPEQRKELLGGL; encoded by the coding sequence ATGACTAAAAAAGAAAGGTTCAAGTTTACTAAAACGCTAATAAAGCAACTCAGAGAGAGACGCGAAAACACTTATTATGGTGATACTGAAGTCCCACCTCTACATTTAAAAACCAATACTAACGGCAATGGTTATTTTTACTTAATAAAGCGCGTTCAAGGTAAAAAGGTTTTTGTTAGCTACGGTAGTTCTGACGAAATGACTGTGGAACAAGCCCGAAAAGCAGCGCTTGATGATATAGAATTGATGCGCCAAGGGATAAACCCTAATGAGGAAAAAGCCGCGATAAGAGAGCGCAGACTTAACAGCTTTACTTATGCTGATTTGTTTGCAGCCTATAAGGCTGATTTTCAAGTCAGAATAAAAGCTGGTGAGCGTAGACCTAAATCGCTTGAGGATGCTCAATCCCTTTTCAAACTTCACACCAAGCCCTTTTTTAAAAACAAAGACGTTCGAGACCTCACTAATGATGATGCTCGAAAAATTATTTCAGATCTAAAAACGGCAAAGAGCCCTGCAATTAGTAACAAGTGCCTCACTCAAATCAAATCAATCTTTAACTACGCAAAGAAAGAAGGTCTTATTTCTGACAATCATTTTGCCGTAGCTAAAAAGTTTGCAGAGCAGCCAAGAGAGCGTGTATTGACTCAAGAGGAAGAAATCAGACTTTTGGCAGCACTGGACGAAGAACCACAAGTTTTTAAAGACATTGTATTAATCGCTTTGCTGACAGGACAGCGTAAAAGCTGCGTTTTGTCTTTGAGATGGGAAGAAATAGACCCGCAGCAAAGAATTTGGACGATACCAGCAAGTAAGGCTAAATCTAAAAAAGGCTTAGTTGTGCCACTTATCCCCGCAGCAATGGAAATCTTAAACCGAAGAAGCCAAGAGGCTGAACAAGGCGAGGTTTTTGTATTCCCTAATAAGCGCAGCAAACTAGGTCATGTTGTTGAAAAAACAGGACAGGGCTCATTCTGGAGGCGCGTCACAAAGCGTGCAGGGCTTTATTCAGACGACAAAGCACAAAGACTAACCTTTCACGATTTAAGGCGTTCTACAGCCACCAGAATGGCGAGAGCAGGCATAGAGTTAGCCATCATTCAAAAGGCGTTAGGTCATAGCTCAATAGCGATCACACAGCGCACCTATGCACACCATGATTTAAGTCAGGTTCGCGCAGGTCTTGAGCATATCAGTAATGAGCCACAAACAGCCGTTGAGCTATTAAAAGAACAGTTAAGGGCACTTACACCGGAACAACGAAAAGAATTGTTAGGAGGGCTTTAA
- a CDS encoding efflux RND transporter periplasmic adaptor subunit, producing MEHKSTTTVHRYMIGLISGLLLLGCGSEVQPHAQIPHYQTVATSQLTASSYYQHSQTYTGIIRSANTTGIGFELAGKLNSISVDSGDSVEKGQVLASLNTQLLQAEKQQLQASLQQTKSDLDLANITLKRNLSLKDKNYVSAQQLDESKQQVNNLQANQQRLSASLYATNLKLEKSILTAPFSGKISKRHHNLGEVITLGSPVFTLIGNDQRLAYIGVPIDVAHRLQRLQQVNIRVGNQLLNGIIEGISAEIDPITRTVQLRISLPEHAKVLNGEIAYFEHQQNIAEAGFWVPISALTDGIRGLWNLYTLSAQPHESGNNHYVIERRDVEIIYTNQQQAYVKGAINANDIIVTEGLHKLVVGQVVIANKSSPLSATFSTTSANTIKTEAL from the coding sequence ATGGAACATAAATCGACCACAACAGTGCATCGATATATGATAGGCCTTATTAGTGGGTTACTACTACTTGGTTGTGGTTCAGAGGTTCAGCCTCATGCGCAGATACCTCATTATCAAACCGTAGCAACCAGCCAACTGACAGCATCGTCTTATTACCAACATAGTCAAACCTATACAGGCATTATTCGCTCAGCCAATACCACGGGCATAGGTTTTGAGCTTGCAGGTAAACTTAATAGTATTAGCGTTGATAGCGGTGACAGTGTTGAAAAAGGCCAAGTGCTTGCATCGTTAAATACCCAATTATTACAAGCAGAAAAACAACAATTGCAAGCCAGTTTGCAGCAAACAAAATCTGATTTAGATCTGGCCAACATCACCTTAAAACGTAACTTATCCTTAAAAGATAAAAATTACGTGTCTGCTCAACAACTCGATGAGAGCAAGCAACAGGTTAATAATTTACAAGCCAATCAGCAAAGGTTATCGGCCAGTTTATATGCCACAAATTTAAAGTTAGAAAAATCCATTCTGACCGCGCCATTCAGCGGTAAAATCAGTAAGCGTCATCATAATCTTGGTGAAGTGATCACTTTAGGTAGCCCAGTTTTTACCTTAATCGGTAATGACCAGCGCTTAGCGTATATCGGTGTCCCTATTGATGTTGCCCATAGATTGCAGCGCCTCCAGCAAGTTAACATTCGAGTAGGTAATCAATTACTTAACGGAATTATTGAAGGGATCAGCGCTGAGATTGACCCTATCACACGAACCGTGCAACTGCGGATTAGTTTACCCGAGCATGCCAAGGTGCTTAATGGTGAAATTGCCTATTTTGAACATCAACAAAATATTGCCGAAGCGGGTTTCTGGGTGCCCATATCAGCATTAACAGATGGCATTCGTGGGCTATGGAACTTATATACACTAAGTGCTCAACCTCATGAAAGCGGTAATAATCATTATGTTATTGAACGACGTGATGTTGAGATTATCTACACAAATCAGCAACAAGCCTATGTCAAGGGTGCCATCAATGCTAACGATATTATCGTGACTGAAGGACTGCATAAATTAGTTGTTGGTCAGGTGGTTATTGCAAACAAATCATCACCACTATCTGCCACTTTTAGCACAACTAGCGCTAACACAATCAAAACAGAGGCATTATGA
- a CDS encoding FlgO family outer membrane protein gives MQQRLTVLALMLTTFGLSGCTNTLNQSDNLAFSNEGKWVSYQDSNDMYQDKLVYDANASGLAPKGQVNIWAEKLVNELVLQNDALRPDQPLVVATPVMSNNFQQTNELALQLQQSLMTAFHAHEFNLVDLNVANALRATSQGEFMLSRDWQLLPSDLPVSHVLVSTLNLTNEGINFNGRIVDVTNNRVVSAVQSFVAGKSLSGYVIPANKVQTRDGLLYRTEDTANNRYTVLGDKQ, from the coding sequence ATGCAGCAACGATTAACCGTTTTAGCTTTAATGCTGACAACATTCGGTCTGTCTGGATGCACTAACACCCTAAATCAGAGTGATAACTTAGCCTTTAGTAATGAAGGAAAATGGGTGAGTTACCAAGACAGCAATGACATGTACCAAGATAAATTGGTATATGATGCAAATGCATCAGGTTTAGCCCCCAAAGGCCAGGTCAATATTTGGGCTGAAAAATTAGTCAATGAGCTAGTATTGCAAAATGATGCGTTGCGTCCCGATCAACCTTTAGTGGTTGCCACACCGGTTATGTCAAACAATTTCCAGCAAACTAATGAGTTAGCATTGCAATTACAGCAAAGTCTTATGACGGCTTTTCATGCTCATGAGTTTAATCTTGTTGACCTAAATGTCGCTAATGCGCTCAGAGCCACCAGTCAAGGTGAGTTTATGCTTAGTCGAGATTGGCAACTGCTGCCCAGTGATTTACCGGTATCTCATGTGTTAGTTTCAACGCTTAATTTAACCAATGAAGGAATTAACTTTAATGGTCGAATTGTTGATGTCACCAATAATAGAGTAGTTTCGGCCGTGCAATCTTTTGTCGCTGGCAAAAGTTTATCTGGCTATGTGATACCAGCTAATAAAGTGCAAACCCGTGATGGTTTACTCTATCGTACTGAAGATACAGCTAATAACCGTTATACCGTATTAGGAGATAAGCAATGA
- a CDS encoding LPP20 family lipoprotein: MIGCANNQKHVQWETEAPSQFPKITAVGYAPLATQPSNEQSHKILMAMQASKVAAYRELAEQVYGQKIDAHSSVSEWLLTNDTVKSSVSGLIKGAKVVKTYPSGEFYVTELELDFEQVWHLYQQQNRPKRIKEVTYF, from the coding sequence ATGATTGGCTGTGCCAATAATCAAAAGCATGTGCAATGGGAAACCGAAGCGCCCAGCCAGTTTCCTAAAATTACCGCTGTAGGTTATGCCCCATTAGCAACCCAGCCAAGTAATGAGCAATCACATAAAATTTTAATGGCAATGCAAGCATCAAAGGTTGCCGCATATCGTGAGCTAGCTGAACAAGTTTATGGCCAAAAGATTGATGCACATAGCAGTGTTAGTGAGTGGCTACTTACTAACGATACTGTTAAGTCATCTGTGAGTGGATTAATTAAGGGCGCAAAAGTGGTTAAAACCTACCCTTCAGGTGAGTTTTATGTCACTGAGCTTGAGCTCGATTTTGAGCAAGTATGGCATTTATACCAACAACAAAATCGCCCTAAACGCATTAAAGAAGTAACTTATTTTTAG
- a CDS encoding formyltransferase family protein: protein MSIVFICGNHPRHAFMARQLATTGILKSVIVEQREHFTPQPPASISDDLKALFTHHFAQRDYIEHDTFGAVNWPDVPIHHIQLSELNSERVHTLLTQSDPDILITYGCHMLTEATLNCVSGERWNCHGGLSPQYRGAITHFWPSYMLEPQMTGMTVHDLTQKLDAGDIVHQCVADMVRGDTLHQVAARAVRKLGEELPQVIAKFIQDGRMEKQAQRNNGTLWLASKWQPEHLRLIYQTYQDKIVDLYLDKKIGQHQPNLFRQLP from the coding sequence ATGAGTATCGTTTTTATTTGTGGTAATCACCCGCGCCATGCTTTTATGGCAAGACAACTGGCAACAACAGGCATCTTAAAAAGTGTCATTGTCGAGCAACGTGAACACTTCACACCTCAACCGCCCGCATCCATTAGTGATGATCTCAAAGCATTGTTTACTCATCATTTTGCTCAAAGAGACTACATTGAACATGACACCTTTGGTGCAGTCAATTGGCCCGATGTGCCAATTCATCATATACAATTGAGCGAACTAAATTCAGAGCGAGTCCACACCCTACTCACTCAAAGTGATCCTGATATATTAATTACTTATGGCTGCCACATGCTCACAGAAGCCACATTAAACTGTGTATCGGGAGAGCGCTGGAATTGTCATGGTGGATTATCGCCACAATATCGTGGTGCCATCACCCACTTTTGGCCCAGCTATATGTTAGAGCCACAAATGACGGGAATGACAGTGCATGATTTAACTCAAAAATTGGATGCGGGCGATATTGTCCACCAATGTGTTGCAGATATGGTAAGAGGCGACACCTTACATCAGGTAGCCGCTCGTGCTGTCCGAAAGCTCGGTGAAGAACTCCCTCAAGTTATCGCTAAATTTATTCAAGATGGTCGCATGGAAAAGCAAGCCCAACGTAATAATGGCACGCTGTGGCTAGCGTCAAAATGGCAACCTGAACATTTACGCCTTATTTACCAAACCTATCAAGATAAGATCGTTGATTTATACTTAGATAAAAAAATTGGCCAACATCAGCCAAACTTATTTAGGCAACTGCCCTAA
- a CDS encoding TetR/AcrR family transcriptional regulator, whose amino-acid sequence MNNHPQVPLSKSEQKRVQILSSAIDLFCNQGFPNTSMDEVAKHAGVSKQTVYSHFGSKDDLFVAAIESKCVIHQLTEDLLIDPSKPEIAITTFAQQFGAMIVSEEAITVFKTCVAQADTHPEASDLFYQAGPKHVLGLMRDYLAKVNQHKQYYFDNPHDSAVRLCLMLFGELKMRLELGLSSGDLLTKRNNYLVETANMFLRAHKV is encoded by the coding sequence ATGAATAATCATCCACAAGTCCCTTTATCTAAAAGTGAACAGAAACGTGTTCAAATTTTAAGTTCTGCGATTGATTTGTTTTGTAATCAGGGATTTCCTAACACCAGCATGGATGAAGTTGCTAAACATGCTGGAGTGTCGAAGCAGACGGTATATTCTCATTTTGGTTCGAAAGATGATTTGTTTGTCGCCGCCATTGAGTCTAAATGTGTGATACATCAATTAACTGAAGATTTACTAATCGATCCTTCTAAACCTGAAATTGCTATTACCACATTCGCGCAACAATTTGGCGCAATGATAGTGTCAGAAGAAGCTATTACCGTGTTTAAAACTTGTGTTGCTCAAGCAGATACCCACCCCGAAGCCTCAGATTTATTTTATCAAGCTGGTCCTAAACATGTGTTGGGGCTAATGCGAGATTATCTAGCCAAGGTAAACCAGCATAAGCAATATTATTTTGATAATCCGCATGATAGCGCTGTGCGTTTATGTTTAATGTTGTTTGGTGAACTTAAAATGCGCTTAGAATTGGGCTTATCATCAGGGGATTTACTGACTAAACGTAATAACTATCTTGTTGAAACCGCAAACATGTTTTTAAGAGCCCATAAAGTTTAA
- a CDS encoding flagellar assembly protein FlgT: protein MVIMSPSVYAELVEVTGKATIVNGNIDKAREDAINQALNYASLKAGVNFSSQQQITQGTLTQDTFMMQRMGAANNIELVSEIISDNRIEVVLSLNIDDTSAAAQCAEQSLKAAIMVPQVEIADRAQLRTGQLNGFSQALTQQLGVQINKQSQYSFARIHADERIDKTNELVNFNGYRIPSWLGEITDSQYILQSEVTDMSTEPFTSSLFGLIDHTPLRQFSYKLTLYHGISGEVVWADEFATNAPWEFERQDAVMPNSQRFWGSSYGQAITLQLQQGIMQLDNQLNCRPLLGQIIARQGDRIIINLGRKNGVKMGDKFQIVLQKNIPDRLNSMRAIATQSRAKVMIEQVSEDIATAVLENIDSSENIQVYDIAIKL, encoded by the coding sequence ATGGTCATTATGAGTCCAAGCGTATACGCAGAACTCGTAGAAGTGACCGGTAAAGCGACCATTGTAAATGGGAATATTGATAAAGCGAGAGAAGACGCCATAAATCAAGCGCTCAACTATGCCAGCTTAAAAGCTGGGGTGAACTTTAGTAGCCAACAACAAATTACCCAAGGCACACTTACTCAAGACACCTTTATGATGCAGCGAATGGGAGCGGCTAATAATATTGAATTGGTCAGTGAAATCATTAGCGATAATCGAATTGAGGTGGTGTTATCGTTAAATATTGATGACACTTCAGCGGCAGCGCAGTGTGCTGAACAGTCGCTAAAAGCGGCTATTATGGTGCCCCAGGTTGAGATTGCTGATAGAGCACAGCTAAGAACTGGGCAACTTAATGGCTTTAGCCAAGCATTGACTCAGCAGTTAGGTGTCCAAATCAATAAACAGTCGCAATATAGTTTTGCACGTATTCATGCCGATGAACGTATCGACAAAACTAACGAATTAGTGAATTTTAATGGCTATCGTATTCCTAGTTGGTTAGGCGAAATTACCGACAGCCAGTATATATTGCAGTCTGAAGTGACTGACATGTCGACCGAACCTTTTACCAGCAGTTTATTTGGTTTGATCGATCACACCCCGCTAAGGCAATTTAGTTATAAATTGACTTTATATCATGGTATTAGTGGCGAAGTAGTGTGGGCAGATGAATTTGCCACCAACGCGCCGTGGGAGTTTGAGCGTCAAGATGCCGTAATGCCAAATAGCCAAAGGTTTTGGGGGTCTTCATACGGACAAGCGATTACATTGCAACTTCAGCAAGGGATCATGCAATTAGATAATCAGCTGAATTGCCGCCCTTTGCTAGGGCAAATTATTGCTAGACAGGGCGATCGCATTATCATTAATTTAGGTCGTAAAAATGGCGTCAAAATGGGTGATAAGTTTCAAATTGTATTGCAAAAAAATATTCCAGATAGGCTAAATAGCATGCGCGCCATTGCCACACAAAGTCGAGCCAAGGTGATGATAGAGCAAGTGAGTGAGGATATTGCGACTGCCGTGCTTGAAAACATAGATAGCAGTGAAAATATTCAGGTTTACGATATTGCCATTAAGCTTTAG
- a CDS encoding EAL domain-containing protein produces the protein MNLECNNNDRTTCPNCADMNALDFDFTMAFQPIINCKTKQIFGYEALVRGLNNESAYSIISQVNDDNRYLFDQLCRVKAIALAAKLNIDCMLSINFLPNAIYQPQRCIRTTLEAAKKHNFPTKQIMFEFTEVEQFKDNDHVKQVVDYYKELGFKTATDDFGSGHSGLNLLADFQTDIIKLDMELIRNINQNKARQTIVHHCLNMFADLGVTALAEGIETIEEYIWLKEAGIELMQGYLFAKPSFESLPAVDFLAL, from the coding sequence ATGAACTTAGAATGTAACAATAACGACAGAACAACCTGCCCCAATTGTGCAGACATGAATGCTTTAGATTTTGATTTCACAATGGCTTTCCAGCCAATCATTAATTGTAAAACCAAGCAGATATTTGGTTATGAAGCGCTGGTGCGTGGTTTAAATAATGAATCCGCTTACTCGATTATTTCTCAGGTAAATGATGACAACCGATATTTATTCGATCAACTTTGTCGTGTAAAAGCCATCGCACTAGCAGCCAAATTAAACATAGATTGCATGTTAAGTATTAACTTTTTGCCTAACGCAATATACCAGCCTCAGCGATGCATTCGTACCACACTTGAAGCCGCTAAAAAACACAATTTTCCAACCAAACAAATCATGTTCGAGTTTACTGAAGTTGAACAATTTAAAGACAACGACCACGTAAAACAAGTTGTTGATTATTACAAGGAATTAGGCTTCAAAACTGCGACCGATGATTTTGGTTCAGGACATTCTGGATTAAATTTATTAGCTGATTTTCAAACGGACATAATTAAATTGGATATGGAATTAATCCGTAATATTAATCAAAACAAAGCCCGCCAAACTATTGTTCATCATTGTTTAAATATGTTCGCAGACCTAGGGGTTACAGCGCTTGCTGAGGGAATTGAGACAATAGAAGAATATATTTGGCTTAAAGAAGCGGGTATTGAATTAATGCAAGGTTATTTGTTTGCGAAACCCAGCTTTGAAAGCTTACCTGCAGTAGACTTTTTAGCCCTCTAA